The region CGGCGGCCGGGGGCGACGTTGGCGGGGAATGGGAGTGGCAGTCGGAGCGTCTCCCTGAGCGGTTGCGGGAGGAGATAATGGGGAGGATCGTTGTGCTGGAGCAGGGGGTCGGGGTCTCTATTAAATTGAGGAAGGGGGAGGGTTTTTGATAGTTTATTCTCGAAGGCACGTTTTGATCCAATTATTTAAGACTTCCAATTGTTCTGAGGTATGAAACCAGTGTTCCCCATTTTTCATAATAGTTAGATTGCAATGAAAACGTTGCACAAATTTTTCTACAACAGTACGATCTGTAAGTTCGTCATGCTCGCCATACAATATTGCTGTTGGAACCTCCCATTGTGTAATCGGGTGATTTTGAGCATAGAGGAGATATTCCCACGAAAGAGTTTGTCCAGAGGAAGTGGGGATAATACGTTCACGCTCAAGCTGTGTTTCCGATACATTTGCCCGGAGCATCATAGTGGAAATAAGTTGTTTCATATCAAGAATAGGGGAAACAAAAAGGCTTTTTTCCAGCAGTTCATTTTCAAAACTCAATATACTGAACCATGCACCAATGCTGTTAGCAAACAGAGAAATGTGTGTCCACTGGCCTTTGATATAGTCCATAACAGACA is a window of Methanofollis sp. DNA encoding:
- a CDS encoding alpha/beta hydrolase, which codes for YIHGQSGRKEEAEAFAHIASHYAWQVLSIDLPEHGERKRETDSFDPWHVVPELVSVMDYIKGQWTHISLFANSIGAWFSILSFENELLEKSLFVSPILDMKQLISTMMLRANVSETQLERERIIPTSSGQTLSWEYLLYAQNHPITQWEVPTAILYGEHDELTDRTVVEKFVQRFHCNLTIMKNGEHWFHTSEQLEVLNNWIKTCLRE